The Rattus norvegicus strain BN/NHsdMcwi chromosome 2, GRCr8, whole genome shotgun sequence nucleotide sequence GATAtaagagagaaaataattttcattgtttcctttttCCAAAGACCAGGCAATAGTAAAGTTTTCACTGAAAGAATTATCTTCAATTATTCCTCCCATCCACAGAGACTGGTTCACAATTGTAGGCAACACCAAAGTCTGAGGGCACTGACCTCCCTGCCCTGAAGTGGCACTGCATTTACATGTAGCTCACCCTGCCTTACtggaaaatatatttatacaatcTAATACAATGTAATGTTTATATAAACAGTGGTTATGCAGAAATATTCAGGAATTATAAAAAGCTACGTGCTTGGTATAgagacatttttatttcctctcaAATACTTCTGTCCTTGGTTGCCTGAATCTGAAGGGATGGACGGAATGCCAGGATTCAGAGGGCCCACTCTATGTGTTGCTATTTATTTTCTAAGTCTAACTAATTTTACTAAACTGATAATAAATCCTTGATTCTACAAGACAGTGAATTGCTCtatattcttaatttttcttgAAAGCAGGACTGAGACGTCTTTTGTTCATGTCATTTGTACAGAGACAAATGTTGCATATTGCTGTGTATGTATCTAAAGGAAGCATCTTTAAAGCTGTGAATATGAACACTTTAAATTATAAGTCCTGGGCTAAGGCTGAGCCTTGGAAAATTCTCACCAGCTCCCTGGAATATAAAGATGAACTGCAGAAGTTTCTATGCAACCAAGATTTCATACAATTATAGGTATTAAACTTACACTTCTGATACTGTCCTTCTGACTTTTCTCACTTGAGATGCTCTACATGCTTTCACATATTTTTGtcaccttttctttcatttttaaaactactAAGCATTGTAGCTTTTTTTCTGTCAATAATCAGATGAAAATGCAAGGCAGAAATTTTGACAAAAGTGTAATCGTCATCaccatcttcatcaccaccaccactaccaccatcatcccCTCCATTTTCTTCCACAACGAAAGTCCTCTCAAGGCTCCTAAGAAATGCTCACATTTTCATGAgttttgtaaaaataattttctatttgtaaaacaaatcgAAATGAAAAGACATCCATGAAGGTTGATGATATAAATAATCCATGTTAAACATAAATTTTGTGAAAGTTCTACTATTTACAAACTgcacataacaaaagaaaaaaatgagtattTATATCCCAAGTAAAATACCATCAGTGAAtttcaagacaaaataaaagggaAATCGTTGCAAGGGAGACAAAGGTGTCAACGGTAGAAAGCTCAAGGGCAAATGTAAGTAAGTAAACAGTAAATTACCGGAGTGAATTAACAGGACCTTGAAAGAATTCCATTCATCTCCATAGAGGCTTTCTAGGCACTGAAGGGAACAAAGTGTCGATCCTCCATTTCCTTAAAAACAATTCAAAAGCATACTTTGCTTCAGACAAAATTATGAGAATTTTGATATAATTGAGGTTACTATTTTGAAGATGTGAATTTTGTCAATAGGAGGTAGGGAGACTGAAAAGTTATTGGAAGAAGAATTGATCAGTTACAGTAAATAAGGAAATGAACAGCTAGTCAGGCAACATAGTGAGTAAAGCTAATAGTGTCTCAATGTCATGAAGTGATAAGGTCTGTGACTGCAGACTGGACACTGATGCCCAGTGGTCAGCACGCAACGTGCCTAATGGGCTCTTCCTCACCACACACCCGACACACTAGTTGgagtttttttaaatgtaagaacCTGGTTGTACAAAATATGTTAAGTACTGCTAACCTACTGTATCCCTAATTCTCTATAGAGGAGACGACATATGGGTGCTGGCCTTCTTCCTGTGACGATGAAATGAGCAGTGGAAAATCATAACAGTGTCAGTGCTGTGTACACGTATCCTGTTCCTAGAAGAGGCTTGACCTTTCCTTATCACATGAGCCACAATTTTAGggataaatttttataaaatcataCTATTTACAATCTAAACATAgcaattaaataagtaaataaaagatgaATGTTGGCCTCTTTTAATGATTAACAATAAAACAGTAGGAGAAACATTTGCAGTTCTCTCCTTAAGGAATCAAAGGTGAAATATAATTGACTTTTTTGCAATGATGAGAAAGTTGAATTTACCAGGgtttaagtaaatattttaaggtATTTTAAATTACTGGTCCTGGTGTGTCTGTATCCTGTAATTTGGTCCTAAGAGGCCAAGTATATACATCAGTTTCCTGATTTGTTTTCTTCACCTAACTACTTCATGAAATGACTATTTGGTAAAGACCTTAAGAGAACCTCCAGCAAATTCCAGTGTGAATCATACTGGAGGAAAAAGAATTCTTTTAAATAACTTTCTGGACAAGTTTCCCTGTAAGTCATAGTGGCTCAGAACCTATATTTGGACTTTTATGTTTTTAAGAGTTAATTTtcagattttaaagtttttaaaggcCATGTGTGGAGATAAACAGTTTTATAAACGATAAAGAAAATTTATCATTCAATTATTATTTTGCTCAGAACCCTTGAAATGTATACCAATTTTGGTCCCAGCAGGATCAGGAAAAACATGGTATTGAACTCCAAGAGGCAATTcctttcttctcagcttctctgaCAACTGCTGCTTGTAAGCGAGCTCCTGCTTTTCATCGGCTGCTGTTATTGCAACCACATCCCAGAATTCTCCAGCTGCCACAGGTTTGCCTGTTGGAAAAATAGCAAGAAAATTTCCTTTACGAGCTTACCAGCTTGCCTATTTCAAAAGAGAAGCAGACAAAACGATAATCACTACCATCTCCCGAAAATAAGGGGATacaattaaccaaccaaccaaccaaccaaccactgccaccaccatcagcaaaaaaaaaaaaaaaaaaaaagcagacattAGCATCTAAAGATAGATTTTGTGAATCAAGGCCCTTAATGTCCCTGGCTGAAAAATTTCAACTCAAGGATCCACTCCTTCTATGCTTATCATTTAGGAATGTggtcttttgttattgttgcttataatttttcttttttattatctatctatcatctatctatcatttgtctatctatctatctatagagcTGGGAACTATCTATCTATAGAGCTATAGggaattatctatctatccattcatccatctatccattcatctatctatctatctatctatctatctatctatctatctatctatctatagaacTGGGAACTAACCACGGCAGAGCTCTCCGCATGCCAGGGAAGTGCTCTATCACTAAGCTATATTCACAGTCCTTTATTtgtctaattaattaattaatctagtGTCGTATTACTGTTCAGGTCGAGACAATTGATGGTTCACAGTCAGTCACAGATTGAACTCCTGTCCTGTACTTTCCCCACTTCTCACCTCTGCACTAGACTAGAGACAGAATAAGACAAAGCCCACCTACCCCAGAATGcctctaatgtgctttaaatagGGCCTGAAAGTTCACTTCAGGGTCTCTCTATCTTGgcaatgggagaccccagcatacttgacttctgcagaataaaacactctttgccgaataaaacactctttgcctTTGCATACTATTTAagtctggggtatcattctttggtgaatcattCTTCAGTGAATTATGGACCCTTACACTAATTGACAGACTGGCCctgtactgtctgtctgtctgtctgtctgtctgtctatctatctatctatctatctatctatcttctcctcctctatctatctatctatctatctatcttctcctcctccttcttcatcaccatctatctatctatctatctatctatctatctatctatctatcttctcctcctccttcttcatcacCATCTATTTGTCTGTGTAATCCATATAGGTTCTGAACCTCTTTCTTGCTGACTGGGCCTCCCACGTAGATGAACATACAGGCTTGCAACACCAGCCCtggcttttaatatttgtattaaCTTATGATAATCAAACTGAACTGATAAACACAATCAAAATACTACACAAAGCCCAGGATTAAACTTCCCAATGAACTCTTTAAATGACAAATTGCACTTAAGGAAGCAGTAGAACGGAACCCTCTTTTCTACCATCAAAAATAGAGATAGGGTTTTAACAagatgagagagaatgagagggaggggaaggagaggcagggaggaaggaatggggagagaaagggagggaggaggacggggtaaggaaggaggaaaagagggagagggagggaaagaaggaaggagatggcAAAGAGTCATAGACTGAGACAGATAGGTCAGCTAGGGTTTAATAATTCCAATCATTCTGGTATCCAAATGTAAACCCCTACATTTTAGGAAGTCAGACATAACAATTTTGCCAGACAGCTGTTCAGAGAAGGACAAGTACCtgtctgttttttctttaaaggcCAAACTTACATTAGCAATTTTAATAAGCCATGATTGCCTTCGTACAGAGCTTACATAGGAATAAACAGGAATCACGCAAAGGCTTGGGAAAGGGGAAGAAACAAGGTAAACTGacttctaccactgagttaggcGGTGTGTTACTTTCCGTTAGTAattttcttcctgttccttccTCACATCTACATTTAGGCTCGCAGAAAGCCAGAGGGGTAGAAGGGAAAGCCCGGCTGGACAGGAAGAGGAAGCGAACAGGAAGCGGCGCGGGGTCCTTGCGAAGGAGCCCTCCGTGCAAGGGAGCAGAGAACTCAGTTCCGCCGCGGTACCTCTCAGCTCCGAAAATCTGCGCAGTTTCCGCAGGGTGGCTTCCCGGAGAGTCTCCATGGCCGACTTCCGGGAGCCCACTTAGCACGCATGCGCACTCCGAAACCGCGCACGCGCCCGCCTCCGCTGTGCATGCCACGTCACTGCGGCTCTGGAAGCGCCATGAGACCTGGAAAGCTAGGATGGCGTGAGCGTGCGCAAGCGGCGTTTCCTAGGCAACGCTCTGTGGGGCAGATGGGCGGGCACCTAGCGGTGCCGGGCTGCGCGGGAGCAGTGGGTTCCCGCTTTACCACGTCTGACAGCCCGTCTGCGCCAGAGGAGACCAACCCTCCCACGATAGTGGATCTACCACCCAGATGCTGAGGTGACCTGCCCTCACCAAGCTCCTATTCCTGTCAGAAGCCTCCCAGGGAGACCAGGTCCCTGAACCACAGGCTCCGCCTTGTGGGATGTATCTGGTGGGCCAGACCACCCTGTGCCCTTCAGTTGGCCATCTTCCCAGGCTCAGTTCTGAAGTAGCGCCTTTAGGCAGCAATGGCACACTCAGTTGTATTCACTTGCTTCTAGGAGATTGCCAGAGATTGGGAAGAGCCTCTTATTGAATGAACACACTTTTGGCTGGTTGGCTCGTTATGTCTTTCTCTCATAGAGCTCGTAGTTCATATGGGTACTACAGGTTAATCTCTTTTAACCTTACACACAGGACATAGAGAGTAACAACATTTAAGGAAGACATTTCAGTCTGAAACCCGGAAACCTTACCCCTACAATTTGACTTgagaagtttctcttcattagAATCTAACTCAGAATTCTGAATAGCAGCTCCCTCTGAACTTAAGTTTCTGAGTAAGCTTAGTTGTACATTTAAAGTCTTGACCTCAGCATTTAATTCCGTATTTAAAGTGAACAAGTTTGTGGGGAGGAGAGTAACAACGATAGAAGTCAGAGTTTGTGATTTATATTCTTGAGTGAACTGGAGTCATCCCAGATTTTGGTGACCTGCATTATGTTTAAAGAGGACACACTGAAGTGTGTCAGTGGGTAGGGCAAGAATATAAGCAGAGAGGTTTATTTGGAGCTTACTACAGTAGCACAACCAGGAGAGATTCAGTGGGAATTTAAAAGATAATAATGGGAGGTGGGAAGAAATTGCTTAGATTCTAGAAACACTTTAAAATGAAGACCAGCAACATCTGTCCACTACATGATGAATCGTGTACACTTCTACACGAGTGTGAATCGTGAGAGAAGTTACCAAAAGATGCCTGAAAGTGGATGACAGGGCCTTTAAATGAGCTGAGGGAAGGTATGCATGGAGAAGCATAGTGAAGTCATAAGAGAAACCCTGTAATAATACTGGATATGTAGAACAAAACATGTGCAAATATAGCAtaaattgtgtgtttgtgtgcatcaTGTATGGTGGTTCTGGAGAGCAAGATGGGTCTGGCTAGAAAAATTTGTGAATTGTCAGAATGGAGATATAATTTATTTTCAGTTACAGTGCTAGGTTGGGATCCAAGGGGAACAATAAAGGTAAAAAAGGCCCACATATCTGAGTACCGCACATTCTTGTGGAAGTGGAAAACAACAATGTGACCAAATTTAAATGTATTGTATAGTATTTCACGCCCACCCTTCCATTCCGTGCTGAAGTGTGCCCTGTCTTGAACTTGTGCAGGCCTCGGGTTCTGttacagctgctgtgagttcatgactgcagctgccctgctgtgtccagaaAACAGTTTCCACCACCTCTGGCACCTCCCTTCTCCAAAGATCCCTaccctgagccttgggaggagaGGGTATAATATATCAGTTTCAGAATTTGAGCATTACATAGTTGTACTCTCTACACattgaccagttgtgagtctctgtgttgTTAGCTACACGTTGCAAAAAGAAACCCTTCTGATGAGGGCTGAGTGGTGCACTAATCTATGGGTCTAGCAATAGATCGTTGGGAGTTAGCTTAGTGCTATGTCTGTCAGCAAATTAATAGTAGGTTCCCTTCTAGAGCTTTATGATCTGTCTGGCCACAGGTTCTTGCTTCTAACAACAGTGCCAGATATGGGCTCTATGTTATGGAGGGTGACTTAAATCCTTAAATTCAAATCAGAAAGTTGTTGATTACCCCTGTGAAATTCTTTTCACTAGTGCGCCATTAGGTGTCCCTTACCAGGTCAGTCTTTATAGCTTATCCAAGACCTATTTCTACCTGAGGGACTCTAGATCATtcatagctgctgggagaggctgagtcagttttctttaaggccGTGGCATCTCTGATAGGTAAACCATGCTTTGGTAGGTGGCCCCACCCATGAGGATATTGACGGCACAAAATAGACCCAATGACCTTTGACAAAAGAAGAGAGGCAAAGCTGTTTGAATGAGTATGTTGCATTGTCTGGAAAGTCGTTTTAAAGTAAATAAGATGGAATCATTAGCATGATGAATAATTGGAGATAAAAGCTTCATATACAGTGATGTGGCCATATGAAGCTACACGTCTTACATAGTGTTTGTGTACTGATGCAGTGAAGCACGTCACTTAGAGAGATGGACTCCTGATGCCGTATATGGATGGATGCTGATTGTATAAACAATAACAAGTCATGTGGCTCCCCTGGAGAATACATTGTAAAACACATAATTGGTGAAATACCAACATCCAAAATAATACAAGACACTCAAACTCAACAGTAAGCAAACAGCCAGCCAAAATACAGTCAGAAGATTGAAGAATACCTCATTGGAGGACACACTCAGACGGCAAAGCAACAAATAGAAAGATGTTCAATATCAGACATTTGTAGGAATTTCAAATTCAAAATCTGAGGTACCCCTATACAGCTATCAGACTGGCCATAATTTAAGATACCAGTACACCAAAAAACTAGTAAGAATGTGAAAGAATAACGCTTCACCTTGTTGCTGATGGAAACACAAACTAGTGTTTTTAAAGACAAGCAGTTCACGGCGAGATAAAGCATATATATGATCCAAAAGTCAGCTATTTGATCCGTACTGAACACACACCACATAGTATACAAGTGTGGACCCTCTTGTGAGATGTGCACTATTACCTGCAGATCCCTGCTGGGCTCTTCACTATAACAAATGAATATTACTCCATAATACCAATTTCATAACGGAGAACTTCAATGTTAAGGAGTCATCATAGGAAGGCTGTACCTCTAAATTCTTCTATTGACCTAAGACAGCAGAGAACACCCTTTGCAGGAAAGATGTGATAAAGATGTCCTAGTTATGGCAGAGTGTTCCAAAGTGTCTTACACTCTGCATGTTGTCTAATTGTAGGTCTCCCTCTTTATTATCTAATGTAAGAGGAAGCTTGTCCAATGAGGATTGAAAGAAGCACTTTTCTATGGGTATAGCAATATGTCATtttgagtcattttattgctatgtttatTTAGCAGAGTCATAATATTAGGTTTTCCCCTAGGGCCCATGACCTATATAATCTGAGATTCTTCGCTTTCAGGGTCAGGTATGGATTTCAATTTATGGAGGGGATCTTAAATTCAATTTAAAGTGGTTGATTATTACCATAATATTTGGGCCATTATTACACTTGTGCCTTCCTTGCAGTAAGGCCACTATTGTAGCTCACACGATGTATAGCTATGTGTGATTTTTGATAATGTTTCTCCTCTGGTATCGTGTATAGTGCCTTCTAACAGTGCGATGACTCGAATGATAATGTGTCCCATAGGTACATATATTTGAATTCATGGTCTCAAGATAGAGGAACTGAGGAACTTTGTAGGAAGATTAGGACATATGCCCTAGAGAACCCGTGTCACTTGGGACAGGTTTTCATACACCAATATCTTTgggtgattttgttgttgttgttgttttgttttgttttgttatttgaggGAAGATGAAGTTGATGGAGTATGGGAAGCATTGTGTTGGTAGAGGAAAAGAAATCTGATCAAAGTATATagtatgaaaatatttaaaattaagtcaaatgATCATAGTAAATTGGCACATTTATTGTATGACTCTTACTCTGCTATTCCTTGTGGAACAGTTGTTAACTCCAAATGAAAGTACACGTATTTTCTCTTCTGAAACATGCCACGTTTGCCTGTTGTGTACATGGTGCTTGTAGTCGTTATcttcatgtaaaataaataaaactttacaccaaaatgtaaaaaaaaaaaaaaaaactaggtcaTTGGAAGGAAAACCCAAGGAGAAGATTCCGTAGTTGTGTGCTTAAAGCAAATGAGACACAATGTGGGTGCACCTGCATTTCACAGTCTACAGAACTTGATGTGTTAGCTCCAGGTTTGTGACTTTTCATTTGTAATTTGGGATTATCTCTGTCGTAGTACTCATACACTTCCTGAtgaaaagaccctgtctctaactGGTCTTCTAACAGGGTAGAGCATTTATGGTTATGGACCCTCCTACTTAAGATATTGTTTAACCGCCTTCCATGAAGTCTGAAAATGTATGCCCCAGAGTGAGGAGAGCTCACAGATATGGAAGGTACCATAAAAGGTTATATAATAA carries:
- the Fpgt gene encoding fucose-1-phosphate guanylyltransferase isoform 2 (isoform 2 is encoded by transcript variant 2), whose amino-acid sequence is METLREATLRKLRRFSELRGKPVAAGEFWDVVAITAADEKQELAYKQQLSEKLRRKELPLGVQYHVFPDPAGTKIGNGGSTLCSLQCLESLYGDEWNSFKVLLIHSGSWNLNGISWNLKQTSDPLFGAGNWRLTAPC
- the Fpgt gene encoding fucose-1-phosphate guanylyltransferase isoform X4, with translation METLREATLRKLRRFSELRGKPVAAGEFWDVVAITAADEKQELAYKQQLSEKLRRKELPLGVQYHVFPDPAGTKIGNGGSTLCSLQCLESLYGDEWNSFKVLLIHSGSWNLNGISWNLKQTSDPLFGDSDSEH
- the Fpgt gene encoding fucose-1-phosphate guanylyltransferase isoform X3 translates to METLREATLRKLRRFSELRGKPVAAGEFWDVVAITAADEKQELAYKQQLSEKLRRKELPLGVQYHVFPDPAGTKIGNGGSTLCSLQCLESLYGDEWNSFKVLLIHSGSWNLNGISWNLKQTSDPLFGGNSVHVFCRAE
- the Fpgt gene encoding fucose-1-phosphate guanylyltransferase isoform X2, with amino-acid sequence METLREATLRKLRRFSELRGKPVAAGEFWDVVAITAADEKQELAYKQQLSEKLRRKELPLGVQYHVFPDPAGTKIGNGGSTLCSLQCLESLYGDEWNSFKVLLIHSVSKEVRLVLLLLCSVGPSARKHPRICALLYSQTLCS